One Shewanella sp. MR-4 DNA window includes the following coding sequences:
- a CDS encoding helix-turn-helix domain-containing protein, producing the protein MSSRKVGTQAADHAQADKPSSEHKSAPKTARHRNATTTPEMRHFIQQSKLSVSQLAKILNITEATVRKWRKRESVNDSPNTPHHLNTTLTPMEEYVVVGLRYQLKLPLDRLLKATQTFINPNVSRSGLARCLKRYGVSRLDEFDQELVPKQYFNQLPISQGSDVQTYTVNSETLAKALALPSTDGDTVVQVVSLTLPPQLTEAEPKSVLLGIDSKADWIYIDIYQDSNTQAANRYIAYVLKDGPFHLRKLLVRNYHTFLARFPGVQTPKAIAKSLNKATAKRFASGDSL; encoded by the coding sequence ATGAGTTCTCGAAAAGTGGGTACTCAAGCCGCGGATCATGCTCAGGCTGATAAGCCAAGCTCGGAGCACAAATCCGCCCCCAAAACGGCAAGGCACCGCAATGCCACAACCACGCCGGAGATGCGACACTTTATTCAGCAATCTAAATTGAGTGTGAGTCAGCTCGCCAAAATTTTAAATATTACCGAAGCCACAGTGCGTAAATGGCGCAAGCGCGAGTCAGTGAACGACAGCCCGAATACGCCGCATCACCTCAATACCACCCTCACTCCGATGGAAGAATACGTGGTGGTGGGACTGAGATATCAGCTTAAACTGCCGTTAGACAGGCTGCTCAAGGCCACTCAAACCTTTATCAACCCCAACGTGTCCCGCTCGGGGTTGGCTCGCTGCCTTAAGCGTTATGGGGTTTCGCGCCTCGATGAGTTTGATCAAGAGCTTGTGCCTAAACAGTATTTTAATCAATTACCTATAAGCCAAGGCAGCGATGTTCAGACCTACACGGTCAACTCCGAAACCTTGGCCAAGGCCCTTGCCCTGCCAAGCACAGATGGCGATACCGTAGTACAAGTGGTGTCCCTCACCCTGCCGCCGCAATTGACCGAGGCCGAACCTAAATCGGTACTCCTTGGCATAGATAGCAAGGCAGATTGGATTTATATCGATATTTATCAAGACAGTAACACCCAAGCGGCCAATCGGTACATTGCCTATGTGCTGAAGGATGGGCCGTTTCATCTGCGTAAATTGCTGGTACGCAACTACCACACTTTTTTAGCCCGCTTTCCTGGCGTACAAACCCCAAAAGCCATCGCTAAATCCCTTAATAAGGCAACGGCCAAACGCTTTGCCAGTGGAGACTCGTTATGA